TCCTCTTTTAGTTCCTCCTCATCAACCACTTGATCCTCAGTTTCAAAAACTTCAACATTCTTTCTTTATTTCAGGATCTTCATCCTCCACTGTTATAGACCGAGTAATACACCTCTCTAGAGTATCTCCCACAAGCTTgtcaaacttatattttttcaGTCAATTCCCCAACAACATCTAGCTTGAACCCGAGCAGGCAGATGCCTCATCACTGGGGtatttcatcatcctcttcatTTGGAACACCACTTTTTCATTGCCCATTCCGAGATAAGCTTCCCCACATAGATTCAAGGATAGATCTACATGTACATAAAATTGGTCTTCCTAGAATTCGAGGCTTATCACATTATGCCTATGCCTTCAAGACCGTTCACTAGGAGTCAAGCCAAGGACCTTCAAATTATTGGGATGCATTTgattaagttggaagatttgaatgGTCTTTTGGAAAAGCCTAATAGAGTCTACAATTTTATCAAAATGATATTCAAAGATGGTGGCCCAAGTTCATGTAAAGAGGCCCAATTACAAGTGGAGAGCCCAAGCACCTACGGGTATTTTTAGTCATTATATATaccttagtataaatagaaaatATTAGGTCATCTTTCATTTCTTAGACTATATTGAATATTGCTATATATTTTATGAGCTTGAAGGTGTAGGCGCTTTTGTTGATTTTATTGGGGGTAATTATGATTTAATTCTAGTTATTTCTTATATCTCATCAATATTTGTGTCTTGCTTCCCTTTCTTTATTGCTTTTCAAGTCCCATTTCTTGACCTTGCATTTTAGTTGTTATCATTTGGTATCAAGAGCTTTggataattgggtattttaataCTTAATTTTTTCTCTAATTTTGAACCATAAAAAAAATGTTCCCaagtagaaaagaaagaaagagtttCATTTGTTTGGTCTTTGAGTTCACTGCTTGCTATTGGAGATCAACATAAGCATTTAATTACCTTGTGCCTTGAAAAATATTGTTTTTGAATCTTTGTGTGGGTTTTGTAGCTTGCTAAAAAAAATTTCATAAAGAACTGCAATACCCACTTGGAGAAACTAGATTTGAAACCAAAAATTCGAATTCCTTGAAGTTGTtaaagttttgaattttggtgTGATGAAATCAATTGGTTGATACTAGTTGGAGCTGAGAAACGTCATCAAAACACTGCTCGAATATTTCGAAGATTAAGATCCATATGTGAAACTTACTTTATGGACTTGTTTGTTCATTTTGTAGGAAAGTTCAATTTGGGTGAGGGATATTCCAACAACATAGAAAAAATGTTTGAGGCCATGATGAAGAGATTTGATATGATTAATTGAAGGTTCACAAATATGGAGAATAGGATGCAAGTTCAAGAGGAAAAGGTGAACTCCTTGAAGAGTGGAACTCTTCCACATCAATAAGGTGTTGGAAGTAGTGCTTCTCCAATAACTCATTCTACTCCTTTGGATCCTAATCTAATGCAACAAGGGATCCATGCTCAAGCTACTTATGCAAAGGAATTCTATTCTATGACAATCAACTCCAAAGGCAACAAAATCAATCCACAAAATCACCAATCACCACAAGAAAAGAACATCAatattgaggaagaagaagatgatgctCAAAATGTAATGAGACAACAAGTTTGGAAAGTTTATTGACAACCAAGATACAACTATGATGAGCATGAAAGATGGTTGAACACCATCAAGATTACTGTTCCACCTTTCAAAGGAAGTAGTGACCCGAATAAATACTTGGATCGGGTAATCAAGAGTAAAAACATCTTCCAAGTTAACAATGTGCATAGTATGTCATCACCCAATTTGAGGGATTTGCCTCTACTTGGTGGGAATCTTATAAGAGGCAAAGGAACAACGACTACTTGATCCTATTACTACTTGGGATGAAATGAAAGGTGTCATAAAGAAAAGGTTTGTACTGGATTACTTTCAAGAAGGCATTCTTTCAAAATTCTATACTTTGAGGAAATGTAGTAAGAATATTGATGAATTCTATGAAGAGTTTGAGAAGAGAAGATTGCAAGCCAACTTTCATGATAGAGAGGATCTTATTGTTCCAAGATTCCTTGAGGGGTTGAACAAGGAAATTTCTTCTCCTATAAGGTTGCACAAGTATGATTACTTAGAGGATGTTTACCAAGCGGCTTTGAGAGTTGAAAAGGGGCTTAAGAGTGAGAAAAGCTACAAGTCCAAGAGCACTACTTCTTCATTGAGCAAGGGAAAAGAGACTTGAAAATATTTTAAGCCATTGGGACAAGCCTAAAGAGACTAAATAAGATTTCAAAAATCAAGTTGAAAGATCCAACCTAAGGTGGAGGCTAAAAAAGGAGGAAATAATACTCAATACAAGACTCCTACTAATATTAGGTGACATAAGTGTCATGGCCTTGGTTAGTACATGAGAGATTGTCCAAACTGGAGAGTTATCATTTCAATGGAAGATGGAGGATATCAAACGAGAGATAGTGACCATGGTGAAGATGTTGAAGAGGAAGGTGACAGTGACCATGGAGAGTGCGAAGAAGAAGACCTCAAGCGCTACTTGGTAGTAAGAAGATTTATGGGTGAACTTGCTAAGGAAGAATTAGATCAAAGGGGGAATCTTTTTCATGCTAGATGCAAGATTATGGGAGATGTTTGATCAATGATAACTGATAATGGAAGTTGTGAAAATGTGGCAAGTGCATCTTTGGTAGAGCAATTCAATTTGCATACAAGGAAGCATCCTGTATCATATAGACTACAATGCTTAAATGAGTGTGCGTAATTCAAAGTGACAAAGCTAGTATTAATAAAGTTCAAGATCGAAAAGTATCATGATGAAGTTTGGTGTGATGTAGTGCCAATGCAAGCTTGTAATTTGCTTTTAGGTCGACCTTGGCAATATGATAGAGAAGTAAAGCATGATGGAAGAACAAATAAGTACTCTCTTATTAAAGATGGACATAAATTTACTCTTTTACGTCTGACACCATTTCAAGTGAGTGAagattattaaaaaaaagagagaattgaggaaaaaaccaaagagtgagcaaaagagaaaaaaaagagtgatACTTCAATAGAGGAAAAAAGTGAGTAGAGTGGCACTTCAAGagagaaaaaaagtgaaaaagagggAAATGTTTCACTTTTATAAAATAAGAGTGAGCCTAGAGGGAAATAAAAAGTGAGTTTGTTAGATAGTCATCAAGATACTTTGAGAGAGGTTGAGCCACTCAAAGATGGAAGTTATAGAATGTGCGTTGATTGTAAGGCTATCAATAAAATCACGGTAAAGTATTGTCATCCTATACCTAGGCTTGATGAATTGAGTGGCTCTCTTATCTTTTCTAAAATTGACTTTAGAAGAGATTATCATCAAATAAGAATAAAACCCGGCGATGAGGAGAAAATCGCTTTTAAAACTAAATTTGGATTGTATGAATGGATGGTTATGCCTTTTGAACTTTCTAATACACCTAGCAATTTTATGAGGTTTATGAACCATGTGATGAAACACTTTATGGGAAAGTTTGTTGTAGTTTACTTCGAtaatattttggtgtattcaAAGTTACTTGAAGAGCATGTTGAGCGCTTGAAAAAAATGCTCTTAGAAAGGAAAGATTGTTTGGTAATTTGAAAAGTGTACTTTTTGTGTTGATAAAGTGGTCTTTCTTGGTTTTGTTGTGAGTTCTAAGGGTGTAGGAAGTTGATGATTTTACAGTAAAAGTCATTATGAGTTGGTCCATACCTAAGTCTATTGGGGACGTTAGGAGCTTTCATGAGTTGACTAGTTTCTATAGAAGTTTTGTTAAGAACTTTAGCACCATAGCCGCACCGTTGACCCGAGTAATCAAGAAAGATAAGACCTTTGTTTGGGGGAAAGATAAATTTAGCAAGGCACTACTTCTTCAACTTCCTAATTTtgaaaagacttttgaaattgagtgtgatggTAGTGGAGTAGGTATAGGAGCAGTTTTAATGCAAGATCAACAACCCATAGTCTACTTTAGTGAGAAACTTAGAGGGGCGTGCTTGAACTATTCTACATATGATAAGGAGTTGTATGCCTTAGTTAGAGCTTTATCAAATTGGAAACAATACCTTTGGCATAGGGAGTTTGTGATTAAAATTGGCCATGAATTTTTGAAGCACCTTAAGAGCCAAAGTAAATTAAACAAGAGATATGCTAAATGGGCAGAGTTTATTGAGCAATTTTCATATGTGAATGGCAAAGATAATGTGGTCACGGATGTTCTTTCTAGGGGGTTTATTTTAATGAACACTTTGACTTCTAAGTTAATGCAATTTGAGAGCCTAAGAGAACTTTATCTTAGTGATCATAACATTAATGAGCTTTATGTTAAATGTGATTAAGTTGAGGCACATAAGAAACCTTATAGGTTAGATGATGCATACCATGATAAGCAAGGGAAGGAAGAGAAGGATAATGAATTAGCCAAAGTAGAAAGATAAAAGAGATTTCATAAGTTTGATGGATTCCTATTTAGAGAAAGTAGGTTTTGTGTGCCTAGGTCCTCTTGGAGAGAAATGCTTGTTAGAGAGGCATATAGTAGTGGTTTAATGGGACATTTTGAAGTCCCTAAGACTTTAGAATATTAAAAGAGCACTTTTATTGGCTTAAGATGAAAGTTGACGTAGATAAAGTATGTGATCAATATGTTGAGTGCAAGCAAGCTAAGTCTAAGGTATGTCCTTTTGGTTTGTATACTCCATTACCTATTTCTAATGCTCCTTGGTTTGATATTTCTATGAATTTTGTTCTTGGTTTGCCTAGGACTAGGAAAGGTGGAGATAGTATTGTGTGGTAGTTGATAGATTTTCTAAAATGGCACATTTTATATCATATCATAAAAGTGATGATGCTACCTATATTTCTACTTTATTTGTTGATCATATGCTTAAGTTGCATGAAATTTCAAAAACTATTGTTAGCGATAGGGATTTCAAGTTTCTTAGTCATTTTTGGAAGGGTTTGTGGGTAAGCTTGACACTAAAttgttattttttactttttgtcaTCCTCAAACCAATGTTCAAACCTAAGCTGTCAATAGGTCATTAAGAAATATTCTTAGGGCCATGGTTAAAGGAAAGCTTACTTCTTGGGAGGAACAATTGGCATCAGTAGAATTTGCATATAAAAGGACTATTCATTCATCTATTGGTATGTCTCCTTTTGAATATGTTTATGGTTCCAATCCTTTAACTCACTTGGATCTAACTCCTTTGTCTCAAGATGTTGTTGTGAGTTTAGATGCTAAGACAAGAGTCGGAGCCATGAAGAAAACTCACAAGAATGTTAGGAAACAACTTGAAAAGatgaacaaaaaggtatatacCAAAGCCAACAAAGGAAGAAATAAAATGGTGTTGAACCCGGAGAATGGGTGTGGGTGTATTTTAGGAAAGAAAGGTTCCCTCACAAGAGAAAGAACAAATTGCTACCAAGAGGAGATGGACCTTTTCAAATTCTTGAAAGAACTAATGAAAATGCTTATAAAGTTGATCTTCCTAATGATTTTCAAGCGCATGATATTTTCAATGTTAGTGACTTGTCTTGTTTTGATGTAGGTGATGTTACAAATTCGAGGATGAATTTTTTTCAATAAGGGGAAGATGATCACATTATGCCTATGCCTTCAAGACCGTTCACTAGGAGTCAAGCCAAGGGCCTTCAAATTATTGGGATACATTTgatgaagttggaagatttgaatgATCTTTCGGAAAAGCTTAATAGACTCTATAATTTCATCCAAATGATATTCATGGATGGTGGCCCAATTTCATGTGAAGAGGCCCAATTACAAGTGGAGAGCCCAATTAAAGTCATTATATAGACATTaggataaataaaaaatattgggTCATATTTCATTTCTTAGACTATATTAAATATTGCTATATATTTTGTGAGCTTGAAAGTTGACTTATGATTTCCTTTGAACTAGCCCTAGAATTTGCAAGAGTTTTGTCTTCCTCTTGAGGATTCTATTAGTGTAGGTGATTTTGTTGATTGTATTCGGCGtgattaggatttaattatagtTATTACTAATATCTCATCAATATTTGTGTCTTGCTTCCCTTTCTttatttgattttcaagtctCATTTCTTGTTCTTGCATTTTGATTGTTATCAAAGGCACCTCCTTGTTCACCTCCATACCCACTACAATAAAGTCTACGGGAAACACAAACCTATCCACCCgaactaaaatatcatcaatgattCCCTCAGGAAAAATGGTGGTCTGGTCAGCCAGTTGTAGGGACATTGGTACTGATTTGATCACTTCAAGCCCCCCTTCCAGTTTCTTGAACATGGATAGAGGCATTAGATTTATAAACGCACCAGAATCACAGAGAGACTTGTCGAATTTCTCACTCCCCAACGAGCATGGTATGTTAAAGCTCCCTAGGTCCCCACAattttggggaattttattttgtAATATAGCAGTGCAGTAGGCATTCAGCTTGACCACTGTTGTCTCCTCCAATTTTCTCTTGCTAGACAAGATTTCcttcaagaactttgcataagCAGACATCTAAATGAGTACCTCTATGAAGGGAATGTTCACATAAAGTTGCTTGTGCATCTCCAAGGACTGCTCAAagtatttttcaagtttttccCGCTTCATCTTTTGAGGGAATGGTAGAGCTGCCATACGTCTACTTTCTTCAATCTCCTTTTGTACCCCCACTACTTTGGCCTTTCTGCTCTTCagtctttttctcttttggtgTCTCAGTCTGCTTGTTCACCACCTCGGGTTTAGCTTTCACCACTAGGTCAACCAATGCTTTTTCACTTCTTAAAAATACAGCTTTGATTGtttcttttggtttcttttcagTGTCATAGGGTTGAGTCCCATGAGACCTCTCAGATAACAAATTTTCAAtttgtcccatttgcctttttaaATTTCGGATAGTCGTGCCCTGAGTCTTAAATTTTTCATCTATTTTATTGATGAATGCCTTCATGAGATCTTTCATACTAGACTGATTTGACTGTTGTGGCTGGTATTGCTACCTCTGTTGGTTCTAAAAACCTAGTGGTCCTTGACCCTAGGGTCAAGGATTATTTTGCTGCCATGAGTTCAAACTCTTACTAGGTGAACTCCACGAAAAACCTGGATGTTTTTTACCCATAGTATTATAGTTCTTCCCACCTTGGTAGTTTTCCCTATTATAGTTCGCCACAACATTGACTTCCTTAGCTGAAGCTTGACATTCATTTGTAGGGTGTCTCATTTCACAAAAAATGACCGGCTGTTTGTGACTCACTCTGTACCTTGGTCAATGTCAGCTTTCTTATCTCCTTGGCTATACTGTCTCGATGGGCTTACATGAATGTATTAGAGTCCACCCTGTGAACCCCAACTGATTTTCTTCTATTATTATACTCAGCACGCCACTGGTTAGTATCCTTATATAATTCATCAAGGATTAAGACAACCTCTTCAGGAATTTTCTTCATTAGTGGACCTCCACATGCAGTATTCAAAGTTCGTCGCGAGGAAGGTGTCAGTCCATCCCAAAAATTCTGGAGTTGCATCCACAAAGTGCTGACACGTTTTGACTATCTCCTTGAATTTTTCTGAAGCTTCGAAAATCGTTTATGTCTCCTTCTGGCAGAAGATGTGAATTTTCCTTCTGAATTTCCCTATTTTTGCAGTTGAGAAGTACTTGTCAAGAAACTTTTTGGTCATATCTTTCCATATTCTGATCGACCATGTGAGTAAGCTACGTGCTAGTGTTTCGCGTCATCTTTCAATAAAAAGAGGAATGCCTTTAAGTAGACTGCATCTTTTGATACTCTATTATACTAGAAGGTGTTCAtgatttcttcaaagtccatcaagtgagtgctaGGATCTTCATTCTCCTTCCCTCTGAAGATGTAGTTGTTTTGGATGGTTTGAACCAAGCCTTGCTTCAATTCGAAATTGTTTGCTGCTATGGGTAGAGGTCTGTCGCTTGACAGTCCTTGATTCTAGACTGTTATGGCATGGTCACCTAATGATCTTCTAGGACTAGGTGTTGCATTCTCGAACTGGTCTTCAACCAAGGGTCGGTTTAGATTGaatcttcgacctccatcattttcGATTGTTTCCTCAGCAACTCTCCAGGCAGCTTCAGCTGCTATCCGTACAACTTCTTGTTGtgctgcctctcttgcagctaAGTCTACTCCATCAATCTCCTTGTTTTCCATGTTGTCTTGAGTCGAAGTATGACCTAAGAAATTTTCTGttaattctctttcttttctcagtTGTTGCAGGTGTTTCTCCAATTCTGGTTTGTAGGTTATCACTTCCTTTGGagaagatcgagtcatacaccaTAGAAATCAACCATATATCCTGCACACAAGTGAGAAAACGTGAATACATTAAAGTAAAAATTGGTTCCTGAATTAgtactaaaaaatattttatacactATTG
The nucleotide sequence above comes from Nicotiana tabacum cultivar K326 chromosome 12, ASM71507v2, whole genome shotgun sequence. Encoded proteins:
- the LOC107801156 gene encoding uncharacterized protein LOC107801156 — encoded protein: MSAYAKFLKEILSSKRKLEETTVVKLNAYCTAILQNKIPQNCGDLGSFNIPCSLGSEKFDKSLCDSGAFINLMPLSMFKKLEGGLEVIKSVPMSLQLADQTTIFPEGIIDDILVRVDRFVFPVDFIVVGMEVNKEVPLITIKMQEQEMRLENQIKKGKQDTNIDEILVITIIKS